In Perca fluviatilis chromosome 3, GENO_Pfluv_1.0, whole genome shotgun sequence, the following proteins share a genomic window:
- the calml4a gene encoding calmodulin-like protein 4a — protein sequence MAKFFTPVQINELKECFSLYDKKQKGKIVAKDLITVMRCLGTSPTFGEIERHLQVHKIEKTGELDFSTFLMMMHRQMQQEDPKTEILEALRMTDKQKKGYIQASELRAKLTMLGEKLTNKEVDDLFKEANVKSDGTINYEEFTQMVTLPPVDY from the exons ATG GCTAAATTCTTCACACCAGTTCAAATCAATG AGTTGAAGGAGTGCTTCTCCCTGTATGACAAGAAGCAAAAGGGCAAGATAGTTGCCAAAGACCTGATCACAGTTATGCGCTGCCTGGGTACAAGCCCCACGTTTGGTGAAATTGAAAGACATCTGCAAGTTCACAAAATCG AAAAGACAGGTGAGCTGGACTTCTCTACGTTTCTGATGATGATGCACAGACAGATGCAACAGGAAGACCCCAAGACGGAAATCCTGGAGGCCTTGAGGATGACGGACAAACAGAAGAAAGGATACATCCAGGCATCTGAGCTCCGGGCCAAGCTCACCATGTTGGGAGAGAAACTAACAAACAAAGAAG TGGATGATCTCTTCAAAGAGGCAAATGTCAAGTCAGACGGGACTATCAACTACGAAGAGTTCACCCAGATGGTGACGCTACCACCTGTGGATTATTGA